A genomic stretch from Hymenobacter psoromatis includes:
- a CDS encoding acyl-phosphate glycerol 3-phosphate acyltransferase, whose product MLLIFPALLAAYLLGSIPTALWVGRAFFNLADIREHGSGNAGATNTFRVLGKKAGTFVLLFDAFKGFAAAYFLPNLLLSQGLIAPENPFYYRLACGVLAVVGHIFPVFAQFRGGKGVATILGMMLAIAPATVGGALLVFLAVLGTTRYVSLSSMTAGVAFAFLQLLPPFRPANPLQVWFGFLLAAMLIYTHRANIGRLRAGTESRVPLWGKR is encoded by the coding sequence ATGCTACTAATCTTTCCGGCGCTGCTCGCGGCCTATCTGCTTGGTTCCATCCCCACGGCGCTGTGGGTGGGCCGCGCGTTTTTCAACCTGGCCGACATCCGGGAGCACGGCTCCGGCAACGCGGGCGCCACCAACACCTTCCGGGTGCTGGGCAAAAAAGCCGGCACCTTCGTGCTGCTGTTTGATGCCTTTAAGGGCTTCGCGGCGGCGTATTTTCTGCCTAATCTTCTGCTGAGCCAGGGTCTCATCGCCCCCGAAAACCCGTTTTACTACCGCCTCGCCTGCGGCGTGCTGGCGGTGGTGGGGCACATATTTCCGGTATTCGCGCAGTTTCGGGGGGGTAAGGGCGTGGCCACTATCCTGGGCATGATGCTGGCCATCGCGCCGGCCACGGTGGGCGGGGCGCTGCTGGTGTTTCTGGCGGTGCTGGGCACCACGCGCTACGTATCTCTGAGCAGCATGACGGCCGGCGTGGCCTTCGCGTTTTTGCAACTCCTACCCCCCTTCCGGCCCGCCAACCCGCTGCAAGTCTGGTTTGGCTTTTTGCTGGCCGCCATGCTCATTTATACGCACCGGGCCAACATTGGCCGCCTGCGCGCCGGCACCGAAAGCCGCGTGCCGCTGTGGGGCAAGCGGTAA
- a CDS encoding peptidase dimerization domain protein — MPTPAYLTQHQNRFLEELMDWLRIPSVSADPKFHGDVLKAADFLKTKLEEAGAQGVEICPTAGNPIVYGEYFAGPDRPTVLVYGHYDVQPADPYELWTSPPFEPVIKDEKIYARGACDDKGQVYMHVKALEMMLRDGGTGAPCNIKFMFEGEEEIGSNNLAIFVKANKEKLKADVMLISDTGILANDVPSIEVGLRGLSYHEVEVTGPNRDLHSGLYGGAVMNPINALCDMISSLHDANRHITIPGFYDNVDELSAAERAEMAQAPFSEKEFKQSIGLPAAVGEKGFTTPERTSIRPTLDVNGIWGGYTGEGAKTVIASKAYAKISMRLVPHQTSDEITALFQKHFASIAPAGITVKVTPHHGGEPVVTPTDSAAYRAAAKALTTTFGKKPVPTRGGGSIPIVAMFKSELGLDSVLLGFGLDSDAIHSPNESFGVFNFLKGIETIPEFYKEYAAAR, encoded by the coding sequence ATGCCTACCCCCGCCTACCTCACCCAACATCAGAATCGCTTTCTCGAAGAGCTAATGGACTGGCTCCGCATCCCGTCCGTGTCGGCCGACCCTAAGTTTCACGGCGACGTGCTTAAGGCGGCCGATTTTCTGAAAACCAAGCTTGAAGAAGCCGGCGCTCAAGGCGTGGAAATTTGCCCCACGGCCGGCAATCCTATCGTGTATGGTGAGTATTTTGCCGGCCCCGACCGGCCGACCGTGCTCGTGTATGGCCACTACGACGTGCAGCCCGCCGACCCTTACGAGCTGTGGACTTCGCCGCCTTTTGAGCCGGTAATTAAGGACGAGAAAATCTACGCCCGTGGGGCTTGCGACGACAAAGGCCAGGTGTATATGCACGTGAAGGCGTTGGAAATGATGCTGCGCGACGGTGGCACCGGCGCACCCTGCAACATCAAGTTTATGTTTGAGGGTGAGGAAGAAATTGGCTCTAACAACCTGGCTATCTTCGTGAAAGCTAACAAAGAGAAGTTGAAAGCCGACGTTATGCTCATCTCCGACACCGGCATTCTGGCCAACGACGTGCCCAGCATCGAGGTGGGTTTGCGCGGTCTCAGCTACCACGAGGTGGAAGTGACCGGCCCCAACCGCGACCTGCACTCGGGCCTCTACGGCGGGGCCGTGATGAACCCCATCAACGCGCTCTGCGACATGATTAGCAGCCTGCACGACGCGAACCGCCACATCACCATCCCCGGCTTCTACGACAACGTGGACGAACTGAGCGCCGCCGAGCGCGCCGAAATGGCCCAGGCCCCGTTTTCGGAGAAGGAGTTTAAGCAGAGCATCGGCCTGCCCGCCGCCGTGGGTGAAAAAGGATTTACTACTCCCGAGCGCACCAGCATCCGGCCCACGCTCGACGTGAACGGCATCTGGGGCGGCTACACCGGCGAGGGCGCTAAAACGGTGATTGCCAGCAAGGCCTACGCCAAAATCTCGATGCGCCTGGTGCCGCACCAGACCAGCGACGAAATTACGGCGCTGTTCCAGAAGCACTTCGCCAGCATCGCGCCCGCCGGCATCACCGTGAAGGTGACGCCCCACCACGGCGGCGAGCCCGTGGTGACGCCCACCGACTCGGCTGCCTACCGCGCTGCTGCTAAGGCGCTTACCACCACTTTTGGCAAGAAGCCAGTGCCCACGCGCGGCGGCGGCTCCATTCCCATCGTGGCCATGTTTAAGAGTGAGCTGGGCCTCGACTCGGTGCTGCTCGGCTTCGGGCTGGACTCCGACGCCATCCACTCGCCCAATGAGAGCTTCGGCGTCTTCAACTTCCTGAAAGGCATCGAAACCATTCCCGAATTCTACAAAGAATACGCGGCGGCGCGGTAA
- a CDS encoding acyltransferase — translation MSLPMTEGEGSIEEIKEAMVQKHLPLIEEAGRQGVQILCLQEIFNTPYFCPGQNQTWYASAESVPGPTTERMAEYAKKYQMVMIVPVYERESAGVLYNTAAVIDADGTYLGKYRKNHIPHTNGFWEKYFFKPGNLGYPVFQTRYAKVGVYICYDRHFPDGARVLGLNGAEIVYNPSATVAGLSQYLWKLEQPAHAAANGYFMGCINRVGEEKPWNLGRFYGTSYFVDPRGQIIKQADEYKDELLIAEFDLDMIDEVRATWQFFRDRRPETYGKLVEL, via the coding sequence ATGAGCCTGCCGATGACCGAGGGCGAAGGCTCTATCGAAGAAATCAAGGAAGCGATGGTGCAGAAGCACCTGCCGCTGATTGAGGAAGCCGGCCGGCAGGGCGTGCAGATTCTCTGCTTGCAGGAGATTTTCAACACGCCGTATTTCTGCCCCGGCCAAAACCAGACGTGGTACGCTTCGGCCGAGTCGGTGCCCGGCCCCACCACCGAGCGCATGGCCGAATATGCCAAAAAGTACCAGATGGTGATGATTGTGCCCGTGTACGAGCGCGAGTCGGCGGGCGTGCTCTACAACACGGCGGCCGTGATTGACGCCGACGGCACCTACCTGGGCAAGTACCGCAAAAACCACATTCCGCACACCAACGGCTTCTGGGAGAAGTACTTCTTCAAACCCGGCAACCTGGGCTACCCCGTCTTTCAAACCCGCTACGCCAAGGTGGGCGTGTACATCTGCTACGACCGCCATTTCCCCGACGGCGCGCGCGTGCTGGGCCTGAACGGGGCCGAAATCGTGTACAACCCTTCGGCCACGGTGGCCGGCCTCTCGCAATATCTCTGGAAGCTGGAGCAGCCCGCCCACGCGGCGGCCAACGGCTACTTCATGGGCTGCATCAACCGGGTAGGCGAGGAAAAACCCTGGAACCTGGGCCGCTTCTACGGCACCAGCTACTTCGTGGACCCGCGCGGCCAGATTATCAAGCAGGCCGATGAGTACAAGGACGAGCTGCTGATTGCGGAATTCGACCTCGATATGATTGACGAAGTGCGCGCCACCTGGCAGTTTTTCCGCGACCGCCGGCCCGAGACGTACGGGAAGCTGGTGGAATTGTAG
- a CDS encoding methylmalonate-semialdehyde dehydrogenase (acylating) produces the protein MKYPAIRNYVAGQPLDTPAAALLDVFSPLSGAVISAMPLSSAADLEAAVRAAQAAFPAWSATPIKERVQIFYRYKTLLERDMKALADLVREENGKTFDEARAEVEKAVELTEFACSLPQLVQGEFLEVSKGVEARAERKPLGVVASIAPFNFPNMVPHWTIPNALVLGNCMILKPSEKVPLSAVKIAELLKEAGLPDGVLNVVNGDRTIVEAICDHPDIQAVSFVGSTPIAKTVYIRATSNLKRCVALGGAKNHLIVLPDAHPEMTASNVAASMSGCAGQRCMAGSTMVGVGGIDHIVSKLVEEAKKIIPGQNLGSVISREAKERIERYITEAEAAGAKVLLDGRGAVVPGHEDGYYVGPTVVDFVTPDMAIAKEEVFGPVLAIMRTKSLDEALVIENANPYGNAAAVFTQSGSHARYVMDHASAGMIGVNIGVPVPREPFSFGGWNESKFGACDITGKSSIEFWTQLKKTTTKWNPESRVNWMS, from the coding sequence TTGAAGTACCCCGCCATCCGCAACTACGTAGCCGGCCAGCCCCTCGACACGCCGGCGGCGGCCCTGCTCGACGTGTTCAGTCCGTTGAGCGGGGCCGTTATCTCGGCGATGCCGCTGAGTAGCGCGGCCGATTTGGAGGCGGCGGTGCGGGCCGCGCAGGCCGCGTTTCCGGCCTGGTCGGCTACTCCGATTAAAGAGCGGGTGCAGATATTTTACCGCTATAAAACGCTGCTGGAGCGCGACATGAAAGCCCTGGCCGACCTCGTGCGCGAGGAAAACGGCAAGACCTTCGACGAGGCCCGCGCCGAAGTCGAAAAGGCCGTGGAGCTGACCGAGTTTGCCTGCTCGCTGCCGCAGCTAGTGCAGGGTGAGTTTCTGGAAGTGAGCAAGGGCGTGGAGGCCCGCGCCGAGCGCAAGCCGCTGGGCGTGGTGGCCAGCATTGCCCCGTTCAATTTCCCCAACATGGTGCCGCACTGGACCATCCCGAACGCGCTGGTGCTTGGCAATTGCATGATTCTGAAGCCCTCGGAGAAAGTGCCGCTGAGCGCCGTAAAAATCGCCGAATTACTGAAAGAAGCCGGCCTGCCCGACGGCGTGCTCAACGTGGTGAACGGCGACCGCACCATTGTGGAAGCCATCTGCGACCACCCCGATATTCAGGCCGTGTCGTTCGTGGGCTCGACGCCCATCGCTAAGACGGTTTACATCCGGGCCACCAGTAACCTCAAGCGCTGCGTGGCGCTGGGCGGGGCCAAAAACCACCTCATCGTGTTACCCGACGCTCACCCCGAGATGACGGCCTCCAACGTGGCGGCCAGCATGTCGGGCTGCGCGGGCCAGCGCTGCATGGCCGGCTCCACGATGGTGGGGGTAGGCGGCATCGACCACATTGTAAGTAAGTTAGTGGAAGAAGCTAAGAAGATTATTCCCGGCCAGAACCTGGGCTCCGTCATCAGCCGCGAGGCCAAGGAGCGCATCGAGCGCTACATCACCGAGGCCGAAGCCGCCGGGGCCAAAGTGCTTCTTGACGGGCGTGGCGCCGTAGTGCCCGGCCACGAAGACGGCTACTACGTCGGCCCCACGGTGGTCGATTTCGTGACGCCCGACATGGCCATCGCCAAAGAAGAAGTCTTCGGCCCGGTGCTGGCCATTATGCGCACCAAGAGCCTCGATGAGGCTCTGGTCATTGAAAATGCCAACCCCTATGGCAACGCCGCCGCCGTTTTCACGCAGAGCGGCAGCCATGCCCGCTACGTGATGGACCACGCCAGCGCCGGCATGATTGGCGTGAACATCGGCGTGCCCGTGCCCCGCGAGCCCTTCTCGTTCGGCGGCTGGAACGAATCCAAGTTCGGCGCGTGTGATATCACCGGGAAAAGCTCGATTGAGTTCTGGACGCAGCTGAAAAAGACGACTACCAAGTGGAACCCCGAGTCGCGGGTGAACTGGATGAGCTAG
- a CDS encoding dihydropyrimidinase → MSILLKNGRVITADSDSICDILVEGETIAAIGRGLPLPDGAQVIDCTGKLIMPGGIDPHVHLEMPFMGTFSSDTYETGTRAALHGGTTTVIDFILQKQGSSLRAALEEWQGRATGNAVGDYSFHMAVTDFNSDTQLEIKDMIAEGITSFKTFMAYKGALMIDDAQMVGLMQEVKKHGGLVTAHATNGDLIDTLIAQHRAEGKLTPLYHYLSQPEVTEAEASGRFADIANYTGVNAYIVHLTCQGALNQVRRATERNQRVLVETCIQYLLLDASLYENEAEGAKWVMSPPLREKKDQATLWAGINQGLVNVVGTDHCPFRWEQKLMGKDDFSKIPNGHPAVEHRMELLFSEGVGKGRITPQKFVEVTSTNAAKIFGLFPRKGTISIGADADLVIFDPEKKHTISAATHHMNCDYSAYEGWELTGKIDTVLLRGQVAIDHGEAKVRRGYGQFIKRGKTAF, encoded by the coding sequence ATGTCGATTCTGCTAAAAAACGGCCGCGTCATCACGGCCGACTCGGACAGTATTTGCGATATTCTGGTCGAAGGCGAAACCATCGCCGCCATTGGCCGGGGCCTACCCCTGCCCGACGGCGCGCAGGTTATTGACTGCACTGGCAAGCTGATAATGCCCGGCGGCATCGACCCGCACGTGCATTTGGAAATGCCCTTCATGGGCACGTTTAGCAGCGACACCTACGAAACTGGCACCCGCGCCGCCTTGCACGGCGGCACCACCACGGTCATCGATTTCATCCTGCAAAAGCAGGGTAGCTCGCTGCGCGCCGCGCTAGAGGAGTGGCAGGGCCGGGCCACCGGCAACGCCGTGGGCGACTATTCCTTCCACATGGCCGTGACGGATTTCAACTCGGATACGCAGCTGGAAATCAAGGATATGATTGCCGAGGGCATCACGTCCTTCAAGACCTTCATGGCCTACAAAGGCGCGCTCATGATTGACGACGCGCAGATGGTGGGCCTCATGCAAGAGGTCAAAAAGCACGGCGGCCTCGTAACCGCCCACGCCACCAACGGCGACCTGATTGACACGCTCATCGCCCAGCACCGCGCCGAGGGGAAATTAACCCCGCTCTACCACTACCTCTCGCAGCCCGAAGTGACAGAGGCCGAAGCCTCGGGCCGCTTCGCCGACATTGCCAATTACACGGGCGTGAATGCCTACATCGTGCATCTTACTTGCCAGGGCGCGCTCAACCAGGTGCGCCGCGCCACCGAGCGCAATCAGCGCGTGCTGGTCGAAACCTGCATCCAGTACCTGCTGCTCGACGCTTCACTCTACGAAAACGAGGCCGAGGGTGCCAAGTGGGTCATGTCGCCGCCACTGCGCGAAAAAAAGGACCAGGCCACGCTGTGGGCCGGCATCAATCAAGGCTTGGTGAACGTGGTGGGCACCGACCACTGCCCGTTTAGGTGGGAGCAGAAGCTGATGGGCAAGGACGACTTCTCCAAAATCCCGAACGGCCACCCGGCCGTGGAGCATCGTATGGAGCTGCTATTTTCGGAGGGGGTAGGGAAGGGGAGAATTACACCGCAGAAATTCGTGGAAGTAACGTCCACCAACGCCGCCAAAATCTTTGGCCTGTTTCCGCGCAAAGGCACCATCAGCATTGGGGCCGACGCCGATTTGGTGATTTTCGACCCTGAGAAAAAGCACACGATTTCGGCCGCTACCCACCACATGAACTGCGACTACTCGGCCTACGAAGGCTGGGAGCTGACCGGTAAAATAGACACGGTTTTGCTGCGCGGCCAGGTGGCCATCGACCACGGCGAAGCTAAAGTAAGGCGCGGCTACGGGCAGTTTATCAAGCGTGGGAAGACGGCTTTTTGA